The sequence CATGGGGGGTAAGCCTTAACACTGCACGCATCCCGGACTCGGCATAACAGCATTAACAAATTGATATTAAAAAATAATAAAAAGAATTAAATAAACGCATCCGCCGGCACGTTAAAACGCAAAGAGAGAGCTTTGATGTGCTGAACGGTTAATGCGCGGCGCCCGCTGAGAATATTGCTCACGTTAGATTTGGATCCTAGTTCCGCCGCCAGGTCGGCAGCTTTCAAGCCGTATTGATCCATGATAGTGCGTACAACCGCAACGCCATTCTGAATATTATTTAACCGCAGGTTCATTTCAGTGAACTCCGGTGCGGTTCTTTCATACTCTGCAATCTTGGCGGCGAGAGGCTCAAAAAGCGGATTTTCGAGATCGTCCCGGTCGATC comes from Brenneria nigrifluens DSM 30175 = ATCC 13028 and encodes:
- a CDS encoding helix-turn-helix domain-containing protein, producing the protein MTRITFTHDDKSNAASAESMINTFAQAVKNIPLLNGVYSESEYKNALALIEYMIDRDDLENPLFEPLAAKIAEYERTAPEFTEMNLRLNNIQNGVAVVRTIMDQYGLKAADLAAELGSKSNVSNILSGRRALTVQHIKALSLRFNVPADAFI